From Streptomyces sp. NBC_00370, a single genomic window includes:
- a CDS encoding alpha/beta hydrolase family esterase — protein MSRETIEVDGRRRTYLHIAPHRTAPTAPLIVALHGTTQNAKAMRKFSGGTIDDLAEKIGADLVYLNGYRRAWNDPRRIKTSAAQKRDMDDVRFVRDVVERFAKPAVVVGYSNGGQLVHRLLREVPETFVGAVVIAAGLPVDEDFTLAGVAPARIPMLLFHGTGDPVVPYEGGVTKLLGRTRGTVRSALDTALSYAPAGEPAVVRSGDVERRDWDGVRLISQIGAGHVIPNLKTSPSPRFVGPSHHDIDTGEEIREFLHL, from the coding sequence ATGTCACGCGAAACCATCGAGGTCGACGGCCGACGCCGGACCTACCTGCACATCGCCCCGCACCGCACCGCACCGACCGCGCCATTGATCGTCGCGCTGCACGGCACCACGCAGAACGCCAAGGCGATGAGAAAGTTCAGCGGCGGCACGATCGACGACCTCGCCGAGAAGATCGGCGCCGACCTCGTCTACTTGAACGGCTACAGGCGCGCCTGGAACGACCCGCGTCGCATCAAGACGTCCGCGGCCCAGAAGCGCGACATGGACGACGTGCGGTTCGTCAGGGACGTGGTCGAGCGCTTCGCGAAGCCCGCCGTCGTCGTCGGCTACTCCAACGGCGGCCAGCTCGTTCACCGGCTGCTGCGCGAAGTCCCGGAGACCTTCGTCGGCGCCGTCGTGATCGCCGCGGGCCTTCCTGTCGATGAGGACTTCACACTGGCAGGAGTGGCCCCGGCCCGGATCCCGATGCTGCTGTTCCACGGCACCGGCGATCCGGTCGTCCCCTACGAGGGAGGTGTGACGAAGCTGCTGGGCCGCACCCGTGGCACGGTGCGGTCCGCCCTGGACACGGCCCTGAGTTACGCCCCCGCCGGCGAGCCGGCCGTGGTCCGGTCCGGGGACGTCGAGCGCCGCGACTGGGACGGGGTCCGCCTCATCAGCCAGATCGGCGCAGGCCACGTCATTCCCAACCTCAAGACTTCCCCGAGCCC